Genomic window (Polaribacter batillariae):
AAATATTGGCGATTATGCCCATTTTTCTGAAAAATTTCCTGGTGAAAAAGGAGATTTAGATATGGATTATTACGTATTAAAATACAATCTAGAAAAAGCCAAAGAACATTTTAAAGATGCCCCAAAAATGATGAAAGCCTTCGAACACTGGTTTGGTCCTTATCCTTTTTACGAAGATGGTTTTAAATTGGTAGAAGTACCTTATTTAGGTATGGAACATCAAAGCTCTGTAACCTATGGGAATAAATATAAAAAAGGCTATTTAGGAAAAGATTTATCGAGAACTGGTTGGGGCTTAAAGTTCGATTTTATTATTATTCATGAATCGGGCCATGAGTGGTTTGCAAATAATATTACTTACAAAGATGCTGCAGATATGTGGATCCATGAGAGTTTTACCAATTATTCAGAAAATTTATTTTTAGACTATTATTATGGTAAAAAAGCATCGTCTGAATATGTAATTGGTACAAGAAAAGCCATTACCAATAAAAAAACCATTATTGGAACTTACAATGTAAATAAAGAAGGCTCTGGAGACATGTATTACAAAGGTGGTAATATGCTACATACCTTAAGACAATTGGTAGATAATGATGAAAAATGGAGAATGATTTTAAGAAAAATAAACAAGGTTTTTTACCATCAAACAGTTACCACACAACAAATTGAAGGTTTTTTAAGTAAAGAAACAGGTATGGATTTAACTCCGTTTTTCAATCAATATTTAAGAGATATTAGAATTCCTACGTTAGAATATTCAACAAACAATAACGTTTTAAATTATAGATGGGTAAATGTTGTAGATGGCTTTAAAATGCCTATAAAAGTTACCATAAATAATGAAGAACAATGGATTTATCCATCTGAAAATTGGAAAAAATTGAGTTTAAAATCGACTGAAAATGATTTTAAAGTAGATCCCAATTTTTACATTTATACGAAAAATAAGTAAATTTTAATTTTTTATATGTTGTATATGTTGAATTAAAAACATTTAAAAATGTTAGTTCGAGTAAATTTTACGATTAAAATGGTATTAGCTTTTAAATAGTTCTCGATACAATTTTTCGTTCCATAAAATCACTCGAACTGACAGGATTTAATGAAAAAACACAACAGGTTTTTTTTACACGTTATTTTATAAAATACGCTTTTTTAATATAATCTACCTTTGGATAGTTTTCTCGTAAAAAAGCATTGCCCAATTTATTAATTTTACCTTGTTGTCTTCCTAATTTATCTCCATAACCATCGTAAAACTTTAAAACATTTTCTTGCCCAGCAATTACTTTTGCAACCACAGGAAAACCTGTAACACCAGAATATGCCAATTTATCTAGCCGATGGTTTTCTTTTAAATTGATAAAAATTTGATTCGATCTTGTGTTTACTCCTCCTCTAGCAAATGAAATCGTCATAGAATCATTTTTCATAATTACAGGTTCATCTTCAATACCTTTTTGCCAGCTTTTATTAATTAAAGAATCGTTATGAATACCAAATTGAGCCACAAAATTTGGTACTACTCTATAAATCGCAACATCATTATAATAACCATATTTAATTAACTGATACAAACGATCTACTCCTTTTGGAGACCATTCTCTGGTTGCTTCAATATCAAAATTACCTTGTGTCGTTTCAAATCTTGCCTTAAAAGTTGCTGGTGCTTCTTTTTCTAACCATTTTTCTTTAAATTTTTTAGTCGCACAAGATGCGAAAAGCACGACACTTACCAATAGTATTAATTTATTTTTCATTTTTATTTAGACAATACCATTTATAGTATTTATAGATTAAAATTATTAATTGTACAATACAAATATAAAAAGCTTTTCTATACTTACAATTTCGAAAGAACTTTTAATAAATTGTTAAATTTTAACACCTAACAAGCCCATAATTTAAGAAAACTTTCACTTTAAATATGCATAGTTTTAACGCTTTTCTCAATCGCTTTCAATATTAATGGTTTATTTTTGTATTAAATTTTAAATATATAAAACTATGAAAAAATTATTACTAGGAGCACTTTTATTGGGTTCCATATTTCAAGCAAACGCTCAAGATTTTAACAAATGGTCTATAGATGTAGGTGCTGGTGTTCATACACCTGTATTTCCACTTGCTTCGGGTTACAATCCAGAAATTAAACATCCAGATTTTTGGCAAACTAACTTAGGGGTTAGATACATGTTTAACGAAAAATTTGGGTTGCGCTTAGATTTGGGGTACAATAAATTTACCGAAGGTAAAAACAGTAAACCTTTTGAATCTAACTATTACAGAGCTACTTTAGAAGGTGTTGTAAATGCAGGAAATATCTTAAACTTTAAAAGTTGGACAAACCGTTTTAATCTTTTATTCCATGGTGGAGCAGGTCTTTCTAGGTTATACCCAAAATCGCCTGTAGAAGTTAGTCGAGACCAAGTAATTAATGTAATGGCTGGTATTACTCCACAAGTAAAATTAACGGATAGGGTTTCTTTATTTTTAGATGTATCTGCAATTGGTCATTTTTATCAACAACGTACTTTCGATGGAACAACAACTGTTAAAAGAAGAGGTTTAACTGGTGGTATTTTTAACTATTCTGCTGGTTTAAACATTGCTTTAGGTAGCCACGAAAAACATGCAGATTGGTACTCAGAAGATGTTATGGAAACAAACGAGTTAGAAGAAATTCAAAAACGTTTGCAACAAGCAGAAGATAAAATTGCTGAGTTGAAAAAGAAAAATACTGACTTTGATAAAAATAAATTAATGTCGGAATTAGATCGTAGATATAACAAAGCAACCAATAACAACACTACAAATACAGTTGCAAATACAGACTTTATTAAAGAGTTGTTTAATAATGGTTACGTAAATGTTTATTTCGATGTTGATAAAACAACCATTCAAAAAGGTTCTCATAATGCCATTAACTACTTAAAGTTATACATGAAAGAAAACACATCTGTAAAAGCAGAATTGGTGGGTTATGCAGATGAAACTGGAGCTAACGGATACAACCAAACGTTATCTACAAACAGAGCCAAAAAAGTGTATGATATTTTAGTAGCTTCAGGTATCGATGCGAACAGATTGTCTTATAAAGGTGAAGGTGAAGACACCAGTGTTGCTAAAGATGCTAGACAATTAGCTAGAAGAGTAACACTTTTTATCAAATAGATAATAAAAGTTCGTATTAATTATTATTTAGTAATACTTTAAAGATTGCACCCCATAACAAGTTACATTTTGTTATGGGGTGTTTTTTTGCAAAAAAAATTCAACTCTACACTTGTAGAATTCAATTTTTTATTCTATGTTTGTAGAATAAAAATGAAATTCGTATGCAATTATCTAAAACCGAAGAACAATTAATGCAGTATTTATGGAAACGTAAAAAAGCATTTTTAAAAGATTTATTAGAAGATTTTCCAGAGCCAAAACCAGCCACAACAACAGTAGCAACTTTGCTAAAAAGAATAACTGATAAAGGTTTTATCAACTATAAATTATTTGGAAAATCGAGAGAATATTATCCGATTATTAAAAAGACCGATTATTTTTCGAACCATGTAAATGGCTTAATAAAAAATTTCTTTAATGATTCTGCGAGCCAATTTGCCTCTTTTTTTACAAAGGAAACCAACCTTTCTACAGAAGAGCTAGAAGAATTAAAAAAGGTAATTGACAGTCAAATTAAAAAGCAACAAAAATGATTATTTACCTCTTAAAATCAGCAACTTGTTTAGCACTTTTGCTATTTTTCTATCATTTTATGTTGGAAAAAGAAAAGATGCACAATTTTAATCGTTTTCACTTGTTAGGAAGTGTGTTTTTTTCATTTTTAGCGCCATTAACAACTTTTACAACCTATGTAAAACCAGTGGTTGTAAATACAGTTCCAAAAACCATAGAAGATTCTTTTTTTGTGGAAAATACCACTCCAATACTTATAGAAGAAAGTATCAATTTTTCTCAAATAATTCTTGGAATCTACTTATTTATTTTCGCGATGCTATTATTTAGGTTTGGAAGAAATTTATTTAAAATTATAAGAAAAATAGGTCAAAATGAAAAAGTAAACCACGGAAAAGCAACACTTGTTTTGGTAAATGATAAAATACTACCACACACATTTTGGAATTTTATTTTCATCAACAAAAACGATTTTAATGATGGAAAAATAGAAGCAGAATTATTTACACATGAATTAACACATGTAACTCAAAAACATACTTTTGACGTTTTATTTATAGAACTTTTGCAAGCTATTTTTTGGATAAATCCGTTGTTTATTTTCTTAAAAAAAGCAATCCAATTAAATCATGAATTTTTAGCCGACGAAAAGGTTATCAATCTATATAAAAATCCATTCCAATACCAGCATTTATTATTAAATAAAGCTGCTTGGAACAACGAATATTACTTGGCCAGTAATTTGAATTATTCACTCACAAAAAAAAGATTAGAAATGATGACAACACAAAGTTCTAAAACCATAATCTGGTTAAAAAAACTGGCTGTAATGCCACTTTTAGCAGCATTTATCTTCCTCTTTGCAGAAAGAGTTGAGGCTCAAAAAGTAATAGTAGAAGAAAAGGAAGAACCTATTGAAACTATTTATGAACAAGCAGTTTCTAAAAAGAAAAATAAAATTGAAACTATTTACGAGCAGGCTTACACAAATCAAGATAAAAAAATAGAAACAGGTTTTACAAAAATAAAGAAGCAAAATTATTATTATGTAAAAGTGGACAACAACACAAAATATTACAATAAAGATGGTAAATTAACCAATAGTTCTGGTAAAATACTTTCTAATAGAAGGGCAAAAGCAAGTTCTGTATTACCTGACAATTATATTACTAAAACATTCTATAATGGTACTGTTTTTTGCGAATTTTTTGATGATAAACCAGAATTAAGAATTCAACTAAATAAAGTTTTAAGAGAATTATTAAAAACTTCTGATAAAAAAAATAAGTCTTTAAAAGAGTCTAATGATAAAAGTAAACTAGACAAAAAATATATAGATTCTCCAATACCGAGTAATTCATCTTCTAAGCAATTTATTCCTAAAAAATTACAATTTGAACCAGAAGAAAGCACAAAATTGGAAGACCTAAATACTTTAAAAGACAGTTACTTAAACGATACAATCCCACAAAAACCAATTGCTTCAAAAAAGCAAATGCAAGAGTATAAAACACTTTTGACGGCTGGAAAAAAAAACAATATTTACAAACAAAAAAATATTGTAAAAATGCAAAACATTTATAATTCAATGTCTGCAACGCAAAAAAAATCAGTTGAAAATGTTTTTGAAATTGTTCCTCCACCACCAAAACCAGACTGGGTATATACTTATCAAAGACTTGCTAGTAAAGTAAAACGAACTGATGATAACAGAAAGGCAAACCTAATTTATTTGAAAGAAATTTATAACAATAAAATGTCTAATAAACCTGAATTATGCAATAGATGATTTAAAATTTTGTATAAACGCTTATGATTATTAGCTTTATAGCGAATTTAACACATAACCCAAATGGTTAATCTCCCTATTGAGTATTCAAGTAAGAAAGTCACCCCTTTTGGAGGGATGAGCTTAATGAAGCGTTTTATTGATCAAACAGAAATTAGAGAACAACTAGCACAATTAGATTTACCTCAACCAAGCTCTAATGCAGGTTATAATCCTGCACATATAACTGAAGCTTTTTGGTTGAGTATTTGGACAGGAGCTTCTCGTTATATCCATTGTGATTGGTTACGTTATGATAGCACATTGCAAGATATTTTTGGATGGAATCGTATGCCATCACAAAGTACCTATAGTCGTTTTTTTGGCAAGTTTTCTCAAAAGCGCAATACAGAAGTATTTCCAAAGTTGCAACATTGGTTTTTCAAGCAATTAGATGTTGACAACTTAACTATAGATTTTGATAGCACAGTTATTACAAGATATGGAGAGCAACAAGGTAGCGCAAAAGGTTATAATCCCAATAAAAAAGGCAGGAACTCACATCACCCATTAATGGCCTTTGTAAGCCAAACCAGAATGGTTGCCAATGCTTGGTTAAGACCAGGCAATACAGCAGATAGTAGTAGCTGTAAAGAGTTTATGGAAGAAACCTTCAATGAAGCTTTAAAGGACAAAAGAGTTGGTTTAGTTCGTGCAGATAGTGGTTTTTACACACAAGATTTATTAGATTATCTAGAAGGCAAACAACTCAATTACATTATGGCAGCACGTATGTACCCAAATATAAAAAATGCAGTTTGGGGTTTGGATAATTGGATAGAACTCACAAAAGGAATTGAGCTTAATGAGATGATTTTTAACCATACAGATGGTAAGTCAAGGCGCTATATTGTCATAAAAAAGAAAGTAGAAGATCGTCCAAAAGCAGCTGGAAAATTACTTTTTGATGATCTGCCTGGTTATCGTTTTAGTTGCTATGTAACCAATCTAGATTTACCGCTAGACCAAGTTTGGAATATCTACAACACCAGAGCTGATTGTGAAAACAGAATCAAAGAACTCAAAGAAGACTTTGGATTAGATAACTTTTGTTTAAAGGATTTTTGGGCAACTGAGGCTTCCTTTAGATTCATTATGGTGGCTTATAACCTAATGAGTTTGTTTAGACATTTTGCCTTAAATCATCATAATCGAGCAACTTTAAAAACCCTAAAAGTCTATTGCTTTGCATTAGGAGCTTGGACAGTAAATCATGCTAACAGAAAGGTCTTAAAGATTGCTTTAAACACTAAAAAAAGACCTTGGATGGATGGCTTATTCTCCCAAATTAATGATTTAAGTCCTCCTTTTGTGTATTCCTAATGCATAATGCGGGATAAAGAGCGTGAAAAAGTTACAGCTCCAAATAAGATTTCACCTCCACTTCCACCAGAGAAAAAATAAACTAAATCAATTTATAATGACTGAATAATAAAGTCAACACCCATTATAAATCTAAAAACCTCGAAATTCGAGGTTTTTTATGTAACAAATTCTTTTTTAATACGTTGTAAGTATTCACAATGTCACTTCGAGTAATTTTCGATTTTATGAGAAAATTGTATCGAGAAGTCTTTTATAAGCTCTCGTTATAAATAAATTCATCCCTCAGTAATTCTACTAGAACTGACAGTTTAAAAAACAAATATCTGTGCTTAAAAATTTCTTTCTTACCTGTTCTGGAGTCGATAAAAACCTAATTGAAAACTGTTCTAATGGAGAACAAAACAAATATGTGGGTATTGGAGCCACCGTTTTTTTTACAGCAATTATGGCAACCATTGCTGGAAGTTACGCGCTGTTTACAGTTTTTGATAACATTTATACTTCCATTTTCTTTGGATTAATTTGGGGATTGCTAATTTTTAATTTAGATCGTTTTATTGTTTCCACAATAAAAAAATCAGATGCTAAATGGAAAGAATTTTTACAAGCTTCACCACGTATTTTATTGGCAGTTATTATTGCGATTGTAATTTCTAAACCATTAGAATTAAAGCTGTTTAAGAAAGAAATTAATCAGGTTTTGTTAGCAGAAAAAAACCAAATGACTTTGGATAATAAAACGCAAATAGCAGCACAATTTGCACCAGAAATCGCAAAAATAAATGC
Coding sequences:
- a CDS encoding M1 family metallopeptidase, whose translation is MKNLCCLAICCFLIFSCDKKTKKSNNSKNQNVKESNFTRQDTLRGAITPERIWWNLTYYHLDVKVDPDRKFISGKNTIKYKVLKEYQTLQIDLQNPLKILKATQDDKELEIINEGNAHFIKLLKKQEIGKTESVVVYYEGHPKEAVRAPWDGGFSWKKDENGNHFVATSCQGLGASVWWPCKDHMYDEVESMRISVTVPKNLMDVSNGRLEKVEENGDTKTYHWFVNNPINNYGVNVNIGDYAHFSEKFPGEKGDLDMDYYVLKYNLEKAKEHFKDAPKMMKAFEHWFGPYPFYEDGFKLVEVPYLGMEHQSSVTYGNKYKKGYLGKDLSRTGWGLKFDFIIIHESGHEWFANNITYKDAADMWIHESFTNYSENLFLDYYYGKKASSEYVIGTRKAITNKKTIIGTYNVNKEGSGDMYYKGGNMLHTLRQLVDNDEKWRMILRKINKVFYHQTVTTQQIEGFLSKETGMDLTPFFNQYLRDIRIPTLEYSTNNNVLNYRWVNVVDGFKMPIKVTINNEEQWIYPSENWKKLSLKSTENDFKVDPNFYIYTKNK
- a CDS encoding peptidylprolyl isomerase; translated protein: MKNKLILLVSVVLFASCATKKFKEKWLEKEAPATFKARFETTQGNFDIEATREWSPKGVDRLYQLIKYGYYNDVAIYRVVPNFVAQFGIHNDSLINKSWQKGIEDEPVIMKNDSMTISFARGGVNTRSNQIFINLKENHRLDKLAYSGVTGFPVVAKVIAGQENVLKFYDGYGDKLGRQQGKINKLGNAFLRENYPKVDYIKKAYFIK
- a CDS encoding OmpA family protein codes for the protein MKKLLLGALLLGSIFQANAQDFNKWSIDVGAGVHTPVFPLASGYNPEIKHPDFWQTNLGVRYMFNEKFGLRLDLGYNKFTEGKNSKPFESNYYRATLEGVVNAGNILNFKSWTNRFNLLFHGGAGLSRLYPKSPVEVSRDQVINVMAGITPQVKLTDRVSLFLDVSAIGHFYQQRTFDGTTTVKRRGLTGGIFNYSAGLNIALGSHEKHADWYSEDVMETNELEEIQKRLQQAEDKIAELKKKNTDFDKNKLMSELDRRYNKATNNNTTNTVANTDFIKELFNNGYVNVYFDVDKTTIQKGSHNAINYLKLYMKENTSVKAELVGYADETGANGYNQTLSTNRAKKVYDILVASGIDANRLSYKGEGEDTSVAKDARQLARRVTLFIK
- a CDS encoding BlaI/MecI/CopY family transcriptional regulator, with amino-acid sequence MQLSKTEEQLMQYLWKRKKAFLKDLLEDFPEPKPATTTVATLLKRITDKGFINYKLFGKSREYYPIIKKTDYFSNHVNGLIKNFFNDSASQFASFFTKETNLSTEELEELKKVIDSQIKKQQK
- a CDS encoding M56 family metallopeptidase yields the protein MIIYLLKSATCLALLLFFYHFMLEKEKMHNFNRFHLLGSVFFSFLAPLTTFTTYVKPVVVNTVPKTIEDSFFVENTTPILIEESINFSQIILGIYLFIFAMLLFRFGRNLFKIIRKIGQNEKVNHGKATLVLVNDKILPHTFWNFIFINKNDFNDGKIEAELFTHELTHVTQKHTFDVLFIELLQAIFWINPLFIFLKKAIQLNHEFLADEKVINLYKNPFQYQHLLLNKAAWNNEYYLASNLNYSLTKKRLEMMTTQSSKTIIWLKKLAVMPLLAAFIFLFAERVEAQKVIVEEKEEPIETIYEQAVSKKKNKIETIYEQAYTNQDKKIETGFTKIKKQNYYYVKVDNNTKYYNKDGKLTNSSGKILSNRRAKASSVLPDNYITKTFYNGTVFCEFFDDKPELRIQLNKVLRELLKTSDKKNKSLKESNDKSKLDKKYIDSPIPSNSSSKQFIPKKLQFEPEESTKLEDLNTLKDSYLNDTIPQKPIASKKQMQEYKTLLTAGKKNNIYKQKNIVKMQNIYNSMSATQKKSVENVFEIVPPPPKPDWVYTYQRLASKVKRTDDNRKANLIYLKEIYNNKMSNKPELCNR
- a CDS encoding IS1380 family transposase; translation: MVNLPIEYSSKKVTPFGGMSLMKRFIDQTEIREQLAQLDLPQPSSNAGYNPAHITEAFWLSIWTGASRYIHCDWLRYDSTLQDIFGWNRMPSQSTYSRFFGKFSQKRNTEVFPKLQHWFFKQLDVDNLTIDFDSTVITRYGEQQGSAKGYNPNKKGRNSHHPLMAFVSQTRMVANAWLRPGNTADSSSCKEFMEETFNEALKDKRVGLVRADSGFYTQDLLDYLEGKQLNYIMAARMYPNIKNAVWGLDNWIELTKGIELNEMIFNHTDGKSRRYIVIKKKVEDRPKAAGKLLFDDLPGYRFSCYVTNLDLPLDQVWNIYNTRADCENRIKELKEDFGLDNFCLKDFWATEASFRFIMVAYNLMSLFRHFALNHHNRATLKTLKVYCFALGAWTVNHANRKVLKIALNTKKRPWMDGLFSQINDLSPPFVYS